A stretch of Desulfotalea psychrophila LSv54 DNA encodes these proteins:
- the hisI gene encoding phosphoribosyl-AMP cyclohydrolase encodes MVELNFEKSVDGLLPAVVQDYVSGEVLMLAYINKLSWEKTLETGQAHYWSRSRNSLWLKGESSGNVQVIHDILVDCDSDTVVFKVDQIGDAACHTGHRSCFFRRVHQGELVVEGKPLFDPAQVYGSK; translated from the coding sequence ATGGTTGAACTTAATTTCGAAAAATCTGTGGACGGATTACTTCCCGCAGTGGTTCAGGACTATGTTAGCGGTGAGGTACTGATGCTGGCGTATATCAACAAACTTTCTTGGGAAAAAACTTTAGAGACAGGACAGGCGCATTATTGGAGCAGATCTCGTAACAGCCTCTGGTTGAAGGGAGAATCTTCAGGAAACGTTCAGGTTATCCACGATATCCTGGTTGATTGCGATAGCGACACTGTTGTTTTTAAGGTTGACCAAATTGGTGATGCTGCCTGTCATACAGGCCATCGATCCTGCTTTTTTCGAAGAGTCCATCAAGGGGAATTGGTTGTGGAGGGGAAACCACTTTTTGACCCTGCCCAGGTTTATGGCAGTAAATAG
- a CDS encoding FKBP-type peptidyl-prolyl cis-trans isomerase, whose translation MPPLQDNTVVILSYIGKLDNGEIFQKIDVEAPIKATLGSSELPPMVEEAVRNMTPGESTSVRVPPEEGFGPRQKILLQEIENKEFIERVKPKPGMIITLNAQKDGAEEPVPVPATIMEINGDTVLVDYNHPLAGHHLTYDVTLIAVE comes from the coding sequence ATGCCCCCTTTACAAGACAATACTGTTGTCATACTTAGCTATATCGGCAAACTCGACAACGGTGAAATTTTTCAAAAAATAGACGTAGAAGCACCCATAAAGGCAACTCTTGGCAGCAGTGAATTGCCCCCCATGGTAGAGGAGGCTGTACGCAACATGACTCCTGGAGAAAGCACCTCCGTGCGTGTACCGCCGGAAGAGGGCTTTGGTCCACGACAGAAAATTCTCCTTCAAGAGATCGAAAATAAGGAATTTATCGAAAGGGTGAAGCCTAAACCAGGTATGATTATCACCCTTAATGCTCAAAAGGATGGGGCAGAAGAACCAGTCCCTGTTCCTGCCACCATCATGGAAATTAACGGCGATACCGTTCTTGTCGACTACAACCACCCCCTTGCAGGGCATCATCTTACCTACGATGTCACCCTTATAGCTGTTGAATAA
- a CDS encoding hybrid sensor histidine kinase/response regulator, with protein sequence MMDFEDDEILQGFVEESLEHLSSIENDLLAIEEGGAAIDEELVNKVFRAAHSIKGGAGFMGLTAIQELSHATENILGMVRNKSIIPTPEIINVLLIAADQLQTMIEDVANSNEADIANQVSALNAIAEDSKNKQASPKPVPAVEPEAPKAEIAEDAFVLFAEAAPVKTPPIEQEEIVPEAVLAETPAVIETPAVIETPVVETAIEVVSTVVQNIAPQVPATKESKAEGKKTTAQSDTTLRVHVSLLDSLMTLAGELVLSRNQLLQTISTPELHNVDTVGQRIDLITSELQEAIMLTRMQPIGNVFGKFPRVVRDLSKQLGKTIDLNIVGKDVELDKTIIEAINDPLTHLVRNSVDHGIELPAERLKRGKSERGQIILKAFHEAGQVCIEISDDGKGLDEEVLTASAVSKGLISPEQAQLMSGKEKINLIFMPGFSTAAKVTDVSGRGVGMDVVKTNLDQLGGNVEILSELGHGTTISIKLPLTLAIIPCQIITLSNERYAIPQVNLEELLRISASQVKERIERVGDAEVVRLRGNLLPLIRLADVIGLGQQDKDQSSAALDTAGDSALNIVVVSTGSMKYGLIVDSLQDSEEIVIKPLGRHLQQCKAYAGATIMGDGRIALILDLGNIAKMATLNSLEGTQRAAELAQIAEDESQIQKDRQSLLIFHNAEKEQFAVPLNQVERIEKIKRADIEDVGNHRTMQYRGGNLPLIQVDDVAVVNPLADHDDLLVIVFNVALTTVGLLAVGPVDAIEVFVDIDDKTLKQPGIMGSSIINGNTTLLVNIFELVKNIFPEWYSEQDTPLIETEDMKEPPTILIAEDSNFFRNQLRSYMIEAGYHIIESEDGVEALQKLEDHFDEISLLVTDIEMPNMDGFVLTERIRAHHRFSELPVIALTTLASEENRERGKAVGIDEYHVKLDKERLMAAVHGIIKRIF encoded by the coding sequence ATGATGGACTTTGAAGATGACGAAATACTCCAAGGCTTCGTAGAAGAATCCCTTGAACACCTCTCTAGTATAGAAAATGATCTACTCGCTATCGAAGAGGGAGGTGCGGCCATAGATGAAGAACTTGTAAATAAGGTTTTCCGGGCAGCCCACTCCATAAAAGGTGGCGCTGGTTTTATGGGACTGACTGCTATCCAAGAACTTTCCCATGCAACAGAAAACATATTGGGCATGGTGCGTAATAAATCCATTATTCCTACCCCTGAGATCATAAACGTTCTCCTTATTGCAGCAGACCAACTGCAGACAATGATTGAAGACGTGGCAAACAGTAATGAGGCGGATATAGCCAATCAAGTATCTGCCCTCAATGCTATTGCCGAAGATAGCAAAAATAAACAGGCCTCCCCGAAGCCTGTACCTGCGGTGGAACCAGAGGCGCCTAAAGCAGAAATTGCAGAAGATGCCTTTGTCCTCTTTGCAGAGGCAGCTCCCGTAAAGACACCCCCCATAGAACAAGAAGAAATTGTGCCAGAGGCAGTGCTAGCAGAAACGCCAGCGGTAATAGAAACGCCAGCGGTAATAGAAACGCCAGTAGTAGAAACAGCAATCGAAGTAGTTTCTACGGTGGTGCAAAATATTGCGCCACAGGTCCCCGCCACCAAAGAGAGCAAGGCTGAAGGCAAAAAAACAACGGCTCAGTCGGACACCACTCTCAGGGTTCACGTCAGTCTTCTCGACTCCCTAATGACCCTGGCCGGCGAGTTAGTCCTCAGCAGAAACCAACTACTTCAAACAATTTCTACCCCTGAGCTTCACAATGTTGACACGGTAGGCCAACGTATCGACCTTATTACCTCCGAGCTACAAGAAGCGATTATGCTGACCCGCATGCAACCCATCGGCAATGTTTTTGGTAAGTTTCCGCGTGTGGTCCGAGATCTCTCTAAACAGCTGGGTAAAACAATTGATCTCAATATTGTTGGCAAGGACGTCGAACTTGATAAGACCATCATTGAAGCAATTAATGATCCTCTGACCCACCTGGTGCGTAACTCCGTTGACCACGGAATCGAACTTCCGGCAGAACGGTTAAAACGAGGCAAGAGTGAAAGAGGGCAAATTATCCTCAAGGCCTTTCATGAAGCAGGCCAGGTTTGTATTGAAATAAGCGATGATGGCAAAGGACTCGATGAAGAGGTTCTCACTGCCAGCGCAGTAAGCAAGGGACTGATTTCGCCAGAACAGGCTCAGCTCATGTCGGGTAAGGAAAAGATAAACCTTATCTTCATGCCCGGTTTTTCAACCGCAGCCAAGGTAACCGATGTCTCCGGCCGTGGTGTCGGCATGGATGTGGTAAAAACCAACCTTGACCAACTTGGTGGAAATGTCGAGATCTTATCTGAACTGGGTCACGGCACAACTATTTCCATCAAATTGCCACTGACCCTGGCCATCATCCCCTGTCAGATAATTACCCTTTCCAATGAAAGATACGCTATTCCTCAGGTAAATCTAGAAGAGCTTTTGCGCATTTCCGCATCTCAGGTTAAGGAGAGAATAGAGCGAGTAGGAGATGCAGAGGTTGTTCGCCTTCGCGGCAATCTCCTTCCCCTTATTCGCCTTGCCGATGTTATCGGCCTTGGCCAACAGGACAAGGACCAGTCCTCCGCAGCCCTTGACACAGCAGGCGACAGCGCCCTTAATATCGTTGTGGTTTCTACTGGATCAATGAAATATGGACTTATTGTTGACAGCCTTCAGGATTCTGAAGAGATCGTTATCAAACCCCTCGGTCGACACCTCCAACAGTGCAAGGCATATGCCGGAGCAACGATCATGGGAGACGGCCGAATAGCCCTTATTCTGGATCTGGGAAATATTGCCAAAATGGCAACCCTCAACAGCCTGGAAGGAACCCAGCGCGCGGCAGAGCTTGCCCAGATAGCAGAAGATGAGAGCCAAATTCAAAAGGACAGACAATCTCTTCTTATATTTCACAACGCCGAAAAAGAGCAGTTCGCCGTTCCCCTCAATCAGGTCGAACGAATTGAGAAGATCAAACGGGCCGACATAGAAGATGTGGGTAACCACAGAACAATGCAATATCGTGGCGGAAATCTCCCTCTGATTCAAGTGGATGACGTTGCCGTAGTCAACCCTCTTGCTGACCACGACGACCTACTGGTTATTGTTTTCAATGTTGCCCTAACCACGGTTGGACTACTTGCCGTAGGCCCCGTTGACGCCATAGAGGTCTTTGTCGACATTGATGACAAAACTCTAAAACAGCCTGGCATTATGGGTTCATCTATCATTAACGGCAACACCACCCTGTTGGTAAATATCTTTGAGTTAGTTAAAAACATCTTCCCTGAATGGTATAGCGAGCAGGACACTCCGCTCATTGAAACAGAAGATATGAAAGAGCCACCCACAATTCTCATTGCTGAAGACTCCAATTTTTTTAGAAACCAACTTCGTAGCTACATGATAGAGGCGGGTTACCATATCATTGAAAGTGAAGATGGGGTAGAGGCCTTACAAAAACTTGAAGATCATTTTGACGAAATATCACTACTGGTAACAGATATAGAAATGCCCAATATGGATGGATTTGTCCTTACCGAACGAATCCGAGCCCACCATAGATTTTCTGAGTTACCCGTTATCGCCCTCACCACTCTTGCCTCCGAAGAAAACAGAGAGCGAGGCAAGGCCGTAGGTATAGACGAATACCACGTCAAATTAGACAAGGAGCGGCTGATGGCTGCTGTTCACGGTATAATAAAACGCATATTTTAA
- a CDS encoding chemotaxis protein CheW translates to METAEKENKDVIELATFFIGNALCGMDILMVQEINKLNQMTKVPQAPDYVLGILNLRGQIVTIIDLGKKLGLGKTDSSQDSRNIIVNSPGGHVGLLVNQISDVVSADTERIEMPPANMAGIQGDFFTGVYKTEKNLIGILDIEKVLSSED, encoded by the coding sequence ATGGAAACTGCAGAAAAAGAAAACAAAGACGTAATAGAGCTTGCAACATTTTTTATCGGCAACGCTCTCTGTGGCATGGATATCCTTATGGTGCAGGAGATAAACAAACTCAACCAAATGACCAAGGTGCCACAGGCTCCGGACTATGTGTTGGGCATCCTTAATCTCAGAGGACAAATTGTCACCATTATCGATCTTGGCAAAAAACTTGGTCTTGGCAAAACAGATTCCTCACAGGATTCTCGTAATATTATTGTCAACTCCCCCGGTGGCCATGTGGGCCTTCTGGTCAACCAAATCAGCGATGTGGTATCCGCTGACACGGAGAGGATAGAGATGCCTCCTGCCAATATGGCTGGCATCCAGGGAGATTTTTTTACCGGCGTCTACAAGACTGAAAAAAACTTGATCGGCATACTTGATATTGAAAAAGTTCTTAGCTCTGAAGATTAA
- a CDS encoding protein-glutamate methylesterase/protein-glutamine glutaminase: protein MKNLRVLVVDDTILYRKIVSDLLREIPGIEVIGVAHNGKIALDKIRLSKPDLITLDIEMPVMNGIELLEHLKDIPDAPGAVMLSTLTSDGSRMTMKALELGAFDFILKPQEKTPAANKAALANSLKQIVKTYRLRNIGFSRTRATTPASRLSPRTTIKREIKTTDRSIKKGKAEIVVIGISTGGPNALTNMLPQIPGNIGVPILIVQHMPPVFTASLATSLNKKCQIEVKEAEDGEAIQPGIAYIAPGGKQMKISASKNGVERLIKITNDPPENSCRPSVDYLFRSVGDYFIGRATAVIMTGMGADGTKGLEVLMAKGAHSIGQDEESCVVYGMPKSVADAGLIDTVCPLNKIAQEIVHTVKLY from the coding sequence ATGAAAAATTTGCGCGTTCTCGTTGTCGATGACACAATACTATACCGTAAGATCGTTTCTGACCTGCTCCGAGAAATCCCCGGAATAGAGGTGATCGGCGTTGCCCACAATGGCAAAATCGCCCTCGATAAAATCAGGCTCTCAAAACCTGATCTTATAACCCTGGATATTGAAATGCCCGTGATGAACGGCATTGAATTACTGGAACACCTCAAAGACATCCCCGATGCTCCGGGGGCGGTCATGCTCTCTACTCTCACCTCGGATGGAAGTCGGATGACCATGAAGGCCCTGGAACTTGGGGCCTTTGATTTTATCCTCAAGCCTCAGGAGAAGACTCCGGCGGCAAATAAGGCCGCACTGGCAAATTCTCTTAAACAGATCGTAAAGACATATCGATTAAGAAACATAGGCTTCTCAAGAACAAGGGCTACAACTCCTGCGTCGAGGTTAAGCCCACGCACCACCATAAAGAGAGAAATAAAGACAACGGACAGGTCTATAAAAAAGGGTAAGGCTGAAATTGTGGTAATTGGCATCTCCACAGGCGGGCCCAACGCCCTTACCAATATGTTACCCCAAATACCAGGAAATATAGGCGTACCCATACTCATCGTCCAACACATGCCGCCGGTGTTTACCGCCTCTTTGGCAACAAGCCTCAACAAAAAATGCCAAATAGAGGTAAAAGAAGCAGAAGATGGGGAGGCCATTCAACCAGGCATTGCATATATTGCTCCTGGTGGCAAACAGATGAAGATATCTGCCTCAAAAAATGGAGTAGAGCGTCTCATTAAGATTACAAATGACCCACCAGAGAACTCTTGCAGGCCATCAGTTGATTACCTTTTCAGATCTGTTGGCGACTATTTTATTGGTCGGGCAACAGCTGTTATTATGACAGGAATGGGCGCAGATGGCACCAAAGGGTTGGAAGTGCTGATGGCTAAGGGGGCACACTCTATTGGTCAGGACGAAGAGAGTTGCGTTGTCTACGGCATGCCAAAAAGTGTCGCAGATGCAGGACTGATTGATACGGTATGTCCACTCAACAAGATTGCCCAGGAGATAGTTCATACCGTAAAACTCTATTAA
- a CDS encoding CheR family methyltransferase — MLPITKNELNLLVQYIHGASGISLDSSKAYLLEARLSPILKKNGFPTYLDLCHKAKRDPSKKLEREIIDAISTNETLFFRDKAPFELLKNKILPEIIDARSPQSTSLPPYIKIWSAASSTGQELYSIAITIRELLGTSSKYRFHLLGTDISNNAVSQASYGKYNKFEVDRGLDINQRNKYFVSDGDSWKIKDEIRAMVKFQKFNLMQPLTSLGKFDIIFCRNVAIYFSAEDRRKLFAKLEMSLADDGFLVIGSTESLSGIADQFIPKRHMRSIFYEKAGKAKI, encoded by the coding sequence ATGTTACCTATCACGAAAAACGAACTGAACCTCCTGGTTCAATATATACATGGCGCATCTGGTATCTCTCTAGATAGCAGTAAGGCATATCTCCTTGAGGCGCGACTCAGCCCTATTTTAAAAAAGAACGGCTTCCCCACCTATCTAGATCTTTGCCATAAGGCAAAGCGTGACCCTAGCAAAAAATTAGAGAGAGAGATCATCGATGCTATCTCCACCAACGAAACCCTCTTTTTTCGCGACAAGGCCCCCTTTGAACTTCTCAAGAACAAGATATTACCTGAAATAATCGATGCACGTTCCCCCCAAAGTACTAGCCTGCCACCCTATATAAAAATATGGAGTGCAGCCTCATCCACAGGCCAAGAGCTCTACTCCATCGCCATAACAATACGTGAGCTTCTGGGCACTTCGAGCAAATATCGTTTCCATCTCCTTGGAACCGACATTTCTAACAATGCAGTGAGCCAGGCATCCTATGGCAAATACAATAAGTTTGAGGTAGACAGAGGGCTCGATATCAACCAACGGAACAAATACTTTGTAAGTGATGGTGATAGTTGGAAGATCAAAGATGAAATTCGGGCAATGGTTAAATTTCAAAAATTTAACCTCATGCAGCCCCTCACCTCTTTAGGCAAATTCGACATAATTTTTTGTCGAAACGTAGCTATTTACTTCTCTGCTGAAGACAGAAGAAAACTTTTTGCCAAGCTCGAAATGTCTCTGGCAGATGATGGCTTTTTAGTAATAGGCTCTACTGAATCCCTCTCTGGAATTGCAGATCAATTTATACCAAAACGCCACATGCGATCTATTTTCTACGAAAAGGCAGGTAAAGCAAAAATTTAA
- a CDS encoding pentapeptide repeat-containing protein, translated as MKAINRWKALAGICIFAVCSGASSCFAQGDTAIEQLLQTKACPGCDLAGVDLTRAELAGANLEGADLSQTKFFLADLSGANLRNCNLQGAIFGGADLGDADLTGASLAGANFSGAYTAGLVFPGDFNLAVAVEQESAEAGSEVAVQSSPPIATTSQPLAVAASDAVALKDSAPETEGRSVQVGEEAVVPVIVAGQKSVELGKAVQSNSVAEVTVTPAPAAQPAPVPEPLREGRTVQVDAIAAPIAVVATGAAVVADGAEATPVQSSGTSFVEEDMVSTKEPVLQVTDSVVVETLASEEVARNFIEKVVEAGECYQCDLAGLDFSGESLTGADLEQADLSGANLAEADLADANLRGANLRGANLTGADLRRADLYKGDLRGADLTGANLEDTQMDGVLQTDAVGVTAPSFMLQN; from the coding sequence ATGAAAGCAATAAATAGATGGAAGGCTCTGGCGGGAATTTGTATATTTGCTGTTTGCTCTGGGGCATCGAGCTGTTTTGCCCAGGGGGATACGGCAATAGAGCAACTTTTGCAGACGAAAGCCTGTCCGGGTTGTGATTTGGCCGGTGTCGATCTTACCCGAGCAGAGTTGGCAGGTGCTAATTTAGAGGGGGCTGATCTTTCTCAGACGAAGTTTTTCTTAGCAGATCTTTCAGGAGCCAATTTACGGAACTGTAATTTACAGGGGGCCATATTTGGCGGAGCTGATCTTGGTGATGCGGATTTAACGGGGGCGAGTCTTGCCGGGGCCAATTTTTCCGGGGCCTATACAGCTGGTCTGGTCTTTCCCGGTGATTTTAACCTAGCCGTTGCCGTCGAGCAGGAATCTGCTGAGGCGGGGAGTGAGGTTGCTGTTCAATCTAGTCCTCCTATTGCAACGACATCTCAGCCGCTTGCTGTGGCAGCCTCAGATGCTGTTGCTCTCAAGGATTCCGCCCCGGAAACAGAGGGCAGATCTGTGCAGGTAGGTGAGGAGGCAGTTGTACCTGTTATTGTTGCAGGGCAGAAATCTGTTGAGCTAGGAAAAGCTGTTCAATCAAATTCTGTGGCTGAGGTGACTGTTACTCCGGCGCCTGCAGCTCAACCTGCTCCTGTGCCCGAGCCTCTGAGAGAAGGGCGAACCGTGCAGGTAGATGCAATTGCTGCCCCCATAGCCGTTGTCGCTACGGGTGCTGCCGTTGTTGCAGATGGTGCCGAGGCGACTCCTGTTCAAAGTTCAGGGACTAGCTTTGTTGAGGAGGATATGGTTTCGACAAAAGAGCCTGTTTTGCAAGTAACGGATTCTGTTGTGGTAGAAACCCTTGCAAGCGAAGAGGTAGCAAGGAACTTTATTGAAAAGGTGGTAGAGGCTGGAGAGTGTTACCAGTGTGATCTTGCCGGGCTTGATTTCTCGGGAGAATCACTAACTGGTGCAGATCTGGAACAGGCAGATCTTAGTGGTGCGAATCTTGCGGAGGCAGACCTGGCAGATGCGAACCTGCGTGGGGCTAATCTGCGTGGGGCTAATTTGACCGGGGCTGATCTTCGTCGGGCGGACCTCTATAAGGGCGACCTTCGTGGGGCCGATCTTACAGGGGCTAATTTGGAAGATACTCAAATGGATGGTGTTCTGCAGACGGATGCTGTTGGGGTTACAGCGCCCTCCTTTATGCTTCAGAATTAA
- a CDS encoding thermonuclease family protein, translating to MKIIDGDSLIVRDSSGARIEMRLYGIDSPEWNQKDAFLAKKYLSQSILRKRVSYTVYDYDRYGRAVVLVKRNGRIINEVLVQKGYSWFYPRYCRKKICASWKKLEKEARRKRWGLWKEKNPVSPWRWKHK from the coding sequence TTGAAAATAATTGATGGTGACTCTTTGATTGTGCGCGATAGTTCTGGCGCTCGGATAGAGATGCGACTTTATGGCATAGATAGCCCGGAGTGGAACCAAAAGGATGCTTTTTTGGCAAAAAAGTATTTGTCTCAGTCGATTTTACGGAAGAGAGTTTCTTACACTGTTTATGATTACGATCGTTATGGCAGGGCCGTGGTGCTTGTTAAGAGAAATGGTCGAATTATAAACGAGGTCTTGGTACAAAAGGGCTATTCCTGGTTTTATCCTCGTTACTGCCGAAAAAAAATCTGTGCTTCCTGGAAAAAATTAGAGAAAGAGGCCCGCAGGAAAAGATGGGGGCTCTGGAAGGAGAAAAATCCGGTGAGTCCATGGCGTTGGAAGCATAAATAG
- a CDS encoding sigma-54-dependent Fis family transcriptional regulator yields MICPHQFLVADNDPQGILLLEQQLQRDCSCTLQYVHNQDRLEELAYNQDIHILFYDLKFPSETDPITKLGQLQHKFPHLTIVPLISAGMDILVKEILGLQLFFYIPKPLDYSEVSITVRRALETNSINRGANREQENIKAKPHSFEGMTGDSIPMRQLFDLISRIADDDYSTVLIRGESGTGKEMVAKAIHQQSKRRKRNFVPVNCAAIPEELLESELFGYSKGAFTGATTNKIGRIQYADKGTLFLDEIGDMKPSLQAKLLRVLQEREFEPVGGLKATPVDTRILAATHCNLEKLVEQGRFREDLYYRLSVIPLNIPPLRERKEDLPHLVSLFVENYSLKRGRDLFSFSRRALDTLASHQWPGNVRELENLIQHMSVLHAGAIIEFDDLPEKIRNRGLSSCETGRDERQALWANSHVPPEKKPPQIEPERTEPPPPKKMRPPIEKSYQNKPLPLTAPSTSRSNSSSQGSPFSCWENGKIDFNELVESFEKQLIVRALKISSGNKKEAAILLGLKRTTLLEKIKKKGIFVH; encoded by the coding sequence ATGATTTGCCCTCACCAATTTCTCGTCGCAGACAATGATCCCCAAGGCATACTACTGCTCGAACAACAGCTACAACGAGACTGTTCGTGTACTCTACAATATGTCCATAATCAGGATAGATTAGAAGAATTAGCCTACAATCAAGACATTCATATTCTTTTTTATGATCTAAAGTTCCCCTCAGAGACAGATCCTATTACCAAATTAGGCCAGCTACAGCATAAATTTCCACACCTCACCATCGTTCCTCTTATCTCAGCAGGCATGGATATATTGGTCAAGGAAATTTTAGGGCTGCAACTCTTTTTCTATATTCCTAAGCCACTGGATTATTCTGAGGTAAGCATCACCGTACGCAGAGCCCTGGAGACAAACTCCATCAACCGAGGGGCCAACAGGGAGCAAGAGAATATCAAGGCCAAGCCCCACAGCTTTGAGGGCATGACTGGTGATAGCATCCCCATGCGTCAACTATTTGACCTCATAAGTCGCATTGCAGACGATGATTACTCTACGGTACTCATCCGGGGGGAATCCGGGACAGGCAAAGAGATGGTGGCAAAGGCCATTCACCAACAGAGCAAAAGACGTAAACGTAATTTTGTCCCGGTAAACTGTGCAGCTATTCCCGAGGAGTTACTTGAAAGTGAACTCTTCGGCTACAGCAAAGGAGCCTTTACAGGGGCTACAACAAACAAAATTGGGCGAATACAATACGCTGACAAGGGTACTCTTTTTCTTGATGAAATAGGTGATATGAAACCGTCTCTCCAAGCCAAGCTTCTCCGAGTGCTTCAAGAAAGAGAATTTGAGCCTGTAGGTGGTCTCAAGGCTACTCCGGTTGACACACGAATTCTCGCCGCAACCCACTGCAACCTTGAAAAACTTGTCGAGCAGGGACGTTTTCGGGAAGATCTCTACTATCGACTCTCGGTCATCCCTCTCAATATTCCACCACTACGAGAGAGAAAAGAGGATCTACCCCACCTCGTCAGCCTGTTCGTGGAAAATTATAGCCTTAAAAGGGGGCGAGATCTCTTTTCCTTTTCCCGCAGGGCCCTAGACACCCTTGCTAGCCACCAGTGGCCGGGCAATGTACGTGAGTTGGAAAATTTGATTCAACACATGAGTGTTCTGCATGCGGGCGCCATCATAGAATTTGATGATCTCCCAGAAAAAATAAGAAATAGAGGCCTCTCCTCCTGCGAAACAGGCAGAGACGAACGGCAAGCCCTCTGGGCTAACAGCCACGTCCCTCCCGAAAAAAAACCCCCGCAAATAGAACCTGAGAGGACAGAGCCCCCCCCTCCCAAAAAAATGCGTCCACCCATTGAAAAATCCTACCAAAATAAACCGCTACCTCTTACTGCCCCCTCAACATCAAGAAGTAATTCCTCCAGCCAAGGTAGTCCTTTTAGTTGTTGGGAAAACGGAAAAATTGACTTCAACGAGCTCGTAGAATCTTTTGAGAAACAACTCATTGTCAGGGCCCTGAAGATTAGCAGTGGCAACAAAAAAGAGGCGGCCATACTGCTGGGCCTGAAAAGAACAACGCTGCTGGAAAAAATAAAGAAGAAGGGAATTTTTGTCCATTAG